The Stenotrophomonas maltophilia sequence ACTGATCGAAGCCTACGTCGCCGCGGGTTTCCACAAGATCCACCTGGATTGCAGCATGTCCTGCGCCGATGACCCGGTGCCGCTGCCGGACGCGATCGTCGCCGCGCGTTCGGCCGAGCTGGCCGAAATCGCCGAGCGCACCGCTGCGGATCATGGCCTGCCACCGCCGGTCTACGTGATCGGTACCGAAGTGCCGATTCCCGGTGGCGAAGCCTCGCTGGCCGAAGGCCTGCAGGTGACCACGCCCGCTGCTGCCGCGCAGACCCTGGCCATCCACCAGCAGGCGTTCGACACGCCGCAGCTGCGCGATGCGTGGCAACGCGTGATCGCGATGGTGGTGCAGCCGGGCGTGGACTTCGACCACAGCAGCGTGCACGAGTACGACGCGGCCGCTGCCAGCACGCTGGCCGACTTCCTCGAACAGCAGCCGCGCATCGTGTTCGAGGCGCATTCCACCGACTACCAGCGCGAAAGCGGCCTGCACGCGCTGGTGCGCGACCACTTCGCGATCCTCAAGGTCGGCCCGGCGGCCACCTTCGCCTACCGCGAAGCGCTGTTCGCGCTGGCCGCGATCGAGGCCGAACTGCTGCCGGCCGCGCAGTGCTCGCGCCTGCCGCAGGTGCTGGACGAAGTGATGGTGGCGCAGCCGAAGTACTGGCAGTCCTACTACCAGGGCGATGATGCCGCGCTGCGCCTGCTGCGCAGCTACTCCTTCAGCGATCGCTGCCGCTACTACTGGGGCGAGCCCGCGCTGGTGCAGGCGGTGCAGACCCTGTTCGCCAACCTGGAACAGCACGCGCCGCCGCTGGTGCTGCTCAGCCAGTACCTGCCGGAGCAGTACCGCGCCGTGCGCGAGGGCACCCTGGCCAATACGCCCACCGCGCTGGCGCAACATCGCGTCGGCCTGTGCCTGGGCGAGTACGCCCGTGCGTGCAGCGCCAACCAGGCCGGAACCCGCACGCAGAACGCAGGTTCGGCTGCCGCTGTTCCTGTGAACGGCTAATCTCTACCTTTCCCCGCGACACCGAGAATGGCCATGCGCAACACCCGCTCCCGCCGACAACAGATCCTGCAGCTGCTGATCGAGCACGGCTCGGTGCAGGTGGCCGATCTGGTCGAGCGCTTTGGCGTGTCGGCGGTGACCATCCGTGCCGACCTGACCCACTTCGAGTCGCAGGGCCTGGCCAACCGTACCCACGGTGGCGCCACCCTGGTGCGCACGCCACCGCAGGAACAGGACATCCACGAAAAGGACGCACTGAACCTGCCGCTGAAGGAATCGATCGGTGCGTGTGCCGCGCGCCTGGTACGGCCTGGTGACAACATCATCATCGACTCTGGCTCGACCACGATGACCCTGGCCCGCCACCTGCGCACGCAGCGCGACGTGACGGTGATGACCAACGGCCTGAACATCGCCTGGGAACTGGCCAACGCGCCCGGCATCAACGTGCTGCTGACTGGTGGCCTGCTGCGCCAGCAGTCGTTGTCGCTGCAGGGCAGCCAGGCCGAAGCCAGCCTCAATTCGTACAGCTTCGACACGCTGTTCCTGGGCGTGGACGGCCTGGACCTGCAGTTCGGCCTGACCACCCACGACGAAGCCGAAGCCCGCCTCAACCATCGCATGGTCGAGCGTGCACGCCGCATCGTGGTGCTGACCGACGCCTCCAAGTTCGGGCGCGTCAGCCTGCACCGCATCGCCCTGCTGGATCAGATCCACACCATCATCACCGATGCCGGTATCGACGACGTCTCCCGCGAGGGCCTGCAGCGGCTGGGCATCGAAGTGATCATCGCCGAGCCCGCCACATGACCGACACCCGCTCCCTGCATGGCCGCATCCTCACCCCGCTGGGCTGGCGGCGTGGCCACGTCCACTTCGATTCGCACGTGCGCCACCTGCAGGTGGATGACCACAGCGGTGCCGACGACCTGCAGTTGCCGGTGATCCTGCCCGGCTTCATCGACCTGCACGTGCACGGTGCGGCCGGCGTGGACCTGATGCAGGGCGGCGACGTGGCGCGCACCATCGCCCGTACCCATCTGCGCTTCGGCACCACCACGCTGCTGGCGACCACCATGACCGCCGGCCTGGATGAGATCGAGCACGCGCTGCACGGCGTGGCCGCGACCATGGCCGCACCCGATGCAGACGCCGCCAGCATCGTCGGCGTACATCTGGAAGGGCCGTTCATCAGCCCGCAGCGGCTGGGCGCGCAGCCCAACCGCACCATCGAGGCGACGCTGGCGCTGGTACAGCAGCTGCACGCGCTGGCGCCGATCCGGGTGATGACGCTGGCGCCGGAGATCGGCGAGCACACCGCGCTGATTCCCGCGCTTTCGGCAATGGGCATCCGCGTGCAGCTCGGCCACAGCGCCGGCACCTACGAAGAGGGTGTTGCTGCGCTGCAGGCCGGTGCCTCCGGCTTCACCCATCTGTTCAACGGCATGACCGGCGTCGATCACTATCGCCCGGGCATCGCCGCCGCCGCACTGGCACACGCACAGTACGCCGAGATCATCCCCGACCTGCAGCACACCCATCCCGGCGTGATCCGCCTGGCCGCGCGCGCGATCCCGCGCCT is a genomic window containing:
- a CDS encoding D-tagatose-bisphosphate aldolase, class II, non-catalytic subunit, with the protein product MSPLQTLLASHRAGANVGLYSVCCSNEQVLRAAMHVALAHGTVLLIEATSNQVDQFGGYTGMTPPQYRDYVGTLADEEGFPRERLILGGDHLGPNAWQKRPAVEAMTHARVLIEAYVAAGFHKIHLDCSMSCADDPVPLPDAIVAARSAELAEIAERTAADHGLPPPVYVIGTEVPIPGGEASLAEGLQVTTPAAAAQTLAIHQQAFDTPQLRDAWQRVIAMVVQPGVDFDHSSVHEYDAAAASTLADFLEQQPRIVFEAHSTDYQRESGLHALVRDHFAILKVGPAATFAYREALFALAAIEAELLPAAQCSRLPQVLDEVMVAQPKYWQSYYQGDDAALRLLRSYSFSDRCRYYWGEPALVQAVQTLFANLEQHAPPLVLLSQYLPEQYRAVREGTLANTPTALAQHRVGLCLGEYARACSANQAGTRTQNAGSAAAVPVNG
- a CDS encoding DeoR family transcriptional regulator — translated: MRNTRSRRQQILQLLIEHGSVQVADLVERFGVSAVTIRADLTHFESQGLANRTHGGATLVRTPPQEQDIHEKDALNLPLKESIGACAARLVRPGDNIIIDSGSTTMTLARHLRTQRDVTVMTNGLNIAWELANAPGINVLLTGGLLRQQSLSLQGSQAEASLNSYSFDTLFLGVDGLDLQFGLTTHDEAEARLNHRMVERARRIVVLTDASKFGRVSLHRIALLDQIHTIITDAGIDDVSREGLQRLGIEVIIAEPAT
- the nagA gene encoding N-acetylglucosamine-6-phosphate deacetylase, with the translated sequence MTDTRSLHGRILTPLGWRRGHVHFDSHVRHLQVDDHSGADDLQLPVILPGFIDLHVHGAAGVDLMQGGDVARTIARTHLRFGTTTLLATTMTAGLDEIEHALHGVAATMAAPDADAASIVGVHLEGPFISPQRLGAQPNRTIEATLALVQQLHALAPIRVMTLAPEIGEHTALIPALSAMGIRVQLGHSAGTYEEGVAALQAGASGFTHLFNGMTGVDHYRPGIAAAALAHAQYAEIIPDLQHTHPGVIRLAARAIPRLYAVTDATAATGMPDGEYALGEQRVHKCGGCVRLATGSLAGSALTMDQALRNLVRVGLELADASQRVSTFPADYLGLDDRGRIAPDARADLVVMDAELRLQRVVVGGRVVNLNAANA